The Raphanus sativus cultivar WK10039 chromosome 2, ASM80110v3, whole genome shotgun sequence DNA segment taaaaatcacttCAAACTCTCTGTTCCATCCTCATTAAgaaatgtaaaaattattttcgtCATTTTTAAGAATCaattaagatataattttttttctagctTATAGAACTTCCAACTATAATATATTTAGGTAAACTATATTttatcaaccaaaaaaaaagtttatataagaAATTGATTGTAGATTGGTCAATGAAAACAATAATCTTGTGATAATCCTTAAAACTTTCTTTATTTCGAATCAGTGGAAAAGTaatctaaccaaaaaaaaaagtttcaaggCAAAATTGcaaaaagaagaaagtaaaGGGGGTACAGtcacaaacaacaaaaaaaatcgagaattcatcctcttcttccttcCGCCTTAAAACTGAATCGAAAACAACAAAGGTCAAAGATTCTTCGTTTTATTGCTCCctcctcctcgtcttcttcttcttcgttgtcTCTGCAACAATCTTAGATTCAGAATTTCGATCCCCATGTATTGTAATCTCTGTTGGATCTCTAATTCACAAATGCAATTGTAGAGAGATttgcttttctttctcttttaacCCTTCTCCTCCTCTCCGCATCTCAATTTGTTCTAAATCCTTTGTTTGACATAGACAAGAAGTAGAGACATTCAAAGTTCTTGTCTTTATTGTTTGTTCTGGAGAATGGGAGCACCAAAGCAGAAGTGGACAGCGCAAGAAGAAACAGCTCTGAAAGCTGGAGTTCTCAAACATGGCACTGGCAAATGGCGCACCATTCTCTCCGATCCTGAGTTTACCTCTATCCTCAAGTCTCGCTCCAATGTCGATCTCAAGGTTTAACTAACTAAACTATATATACAACAAAAAAAGACAACAgcttttatttgaaaaaaaaaaacttattacgTTGTATTTCTTGGTTAGGACAAATGGAGGAACATAAGTGTAACAGCCATGTACGGATCTAGGAAGAAGGCTAAGCTTGctcttaaaaaaattacatcCTCTCATGATGATGATAGCGCTACTACTGCTCTTACCATCGTTGCTCTCGCTAACGGAGTTCAACACATTTCTTCTCCTCCTGTTTCTTgtctaccaccaccaccactacaGCCAGATTTTGAAGGACTCTTTACAAGGTATCATACTATCATGAAAGCTTTACTTTTTAAGTTAATAGTTTTGAGCTCTAATtaaagtatgttttttttttggttcttagTGTGGATGAATTGATATTAGAGGCTATCACTAATTTTAAGAGACATTTGGGTCCTGATGGAAAGTCCATCTTGCTCTATGTAGAGGTAAGTACTCTTTCTATGCTTTTTATTCCTTTTGAGTAGTCTATTTAAATCATCAACAACTTAGTGTCCctatcaactttttttttcaaaggaGAAACACAATATGCAACCTGATATGAAACGGCTTGTCACTTCAAGACTTAAGCATTTGGTTAATGTCGGAACTATAGTCAAGGTAAGGAAGAATAACAACTTTGCTCCACCATTTTTCTCATGGTTCAGTTAACATGTTTTGTTCTCGTCTCTTCAGATAAAGCACAGATACAGGATTTGTCGGAACGGAGCAGAACAAAGCTCACCTCAACTCTTTTTGGAAGGGAACAAGGAGAATGGTGGTGTCCAACAACATCTTACTCAATCCCAAGGAGATGGGGAGTTGTTTATGATAAAGGGCATGACAGCACAAGAAGCTGCTGCAGCAGCTGCAAGAGCAGTGGCGGAAGCAGAGTTTGCAATATCAGAAGCTGAAGAAGCGGCTAGAGAGGCAGATGAAGCCGAAGCAGAAGCTGAAGCTGCACACATTTTTGCCAAAGCTGCAATCAAAGCTTTGAAGTATAGGATGCAATGTAAGGAAGCCGCTAGTCTGTTGTTCGCAAACTATATTGATCGATTGTTAATGGGTGTATCTTTCTTGTTTCTGTGCAGGTAGTGAAGCCAGATAATGCCAAGTTTGAATAGCTGCAGTAATTTTTGGGGGGGTTAGTAAAAGTGTATATTCTGCAGCTTGTAGCATTGGTCCCTAACTGAGAAAAAGATTATGTAAAACATTTGTCTGTTGTTATGTTGTTTATCTCTTCTTTGTAGTAACCTCAAAGGTTTCACTGGTTTGAAGAGAACATAAATAAAGCCTTTGATCATCATCACTAGAGCTCTTATATTATCTTTCCTTGaatttaaactttatagtttatatgataaaactgaaccactttGTTAGTTGTGTTTCCATAAAATTTCAAATGCTCAAGCATACAATTCAAGCAAAATCCAATATACAGAGACCAGACCAGAAAACTgagaaaattatttgattttgaatgcTTTAGGAGCCAAACAAAGACCTGATCAATGTTGGTATTAGTTCTTGTAAGATATTATGAAACAGCAGACATCTCTATCTGTGAACGACTGAAGCCCCCTGCAATCACAATGGAATATATATTTAAGGGAAAAAAACATGATCAGATTGACTTTTGTGCTGCTTTGGAGCTTGTTTAGTTGAAGAAAGAGCCATATATACATTTCATCACTTAAGTTTGCTTCTTGTTCCCAAGAAGGAGAAGAGGGATTCCGTTAAGCAAAGTCTTGCTCCTCAACAACTTATGGAGTTCTTTGGGTTTCTGAggtagcatatatatatatgctttacCTCAGTAACATTGATAAGTGATGTTTTTCCTGCATTTTGAAGCCCTATTAAACAAAGTTCAATTTCTTCCTTGAAGAAGATGCTACAAACTGTTGGGCTAAGCTTGAAGTAGCTTGACTAGCAAGCTATTAGTTTCCTACCGAGTTGTGGAATAGGAAACTATCTATTTATATGATTCCTAATGAGTTTAAGAAATTGTGAGTTATATAAAAAGATGCAAGGTTGTTACATAACTGATGAGTTTTTGTGATTGAGAGTTGTGAGAGCTTTAGTTTTTGAGAGAGTTTTCTAAAGCATTGTGAGTTTGAGATTATGAGATTGAGAGCTTGAGGTTTTGAGTAGTTTCCTCAAGAGATTAATAAGATGAGTTTCTTATTATTGAGTTATATACAAATCGAGATTCAATATGTAGTATCAGAGCGAAGGTTTGGATCCTTTGAAGAGCGCATGAGCAAGATGATAAAAGAAACGACGGGATGCATCGATAGAATCGTTGGGACGATGGATCGAGGGTCTTTCGAGAGtgagaaaacaaaagaagtgGCCAGAAAGTCAGAGGTGATTGTGAGTCATGAACTGACCTTGAATATGATCCAGCCGGTGACGATGAGATGGAAGTTCAGGAACTGGGTTTTTGTTATACCCGGATACAAGGCACAGCAGCAGGTGGACGTTAAACACCGAAAAGACTACATGGAGGTTTACATGAATGTGGTCCAAGATCATGGATGGAGTTATCAACTGTTTTACACTTTCCATGCGTTAAATAAAAGGTTTGGGTTGATATtcacaaagaagaagaagggtaaAACGAAGTTGGAGTGGGTAGAAATCAACCCTGATCTGGTGCTTACAAAGTTGATAAGGAGACACAAAAGAGTTAGGAAGGGAAAAACAAAGCTGCTGTATAAGATGATGGGAATCAGGAATGAGCTTACAAGACTTATATGTGAGCACAAGCAGGTTGGTGAGCTGGATAACGTTGGAGCAGAAACTTCGTTACGAATCATAGTGACAAAGTTAAATCAAGACAGAGTTAAGATGAAAAATATGGAGAGGATACAAAGAGAGGAACCAGAGGCTAACTTGAAGAAAGTCAAGAACTTGATCAACAGCTTTAATTATAACTGGAAGATGCATACAACAAATGCATTGAGTAGCATTGAATTTGAGTTTGTTGTAAAGGTTGACACAATAACTATGGAGACTAAAAAGAAAGGTGAGGTTATGAGAGATCCGTTTGGGCTCAGAGACGGTGAAGAGTATTATAAAAGGATAGAGAAAGCTTGGAAGAGGGGTTACCTTCTgtatgaagaaaaaataagtGACGACAAAGAAGACGAATCTCACAAAATAGCTTCTGACTTAGACGAAGAGATCAGAGTTGATAAAATCTTTGAGTGGATAGATTCTTTGGTTAAATTATTGATACGTGACTTTGAGTATCTAGCTACAGGACAGGACAATGATGTTAAGAAGAATGAACCAAAGAAGAAGAGCAGCAAGAAGGTAAAGTTGAGCGTGGAAGATGTAAAAGTCAAACTCCCTAATGCTGTTTCTTTACACGGTGGGAAATCACAAGAGCAGAGAGAAATCAGTTTAGAAGGATTTAGAGCAAAGAGATACAACTTTCatgttacaaaagatgttttagGCCGTGGAATAGATGTTCAAGATGTGGCTTATGTCATAAACTACGACATGCTTAAACATATAGAGAGGTATACACATCGTATCGGGCGTACAAGGCGTGCTGGGAAAAACAGTGTTGCTATTTTGTTCTTGACTCTTCATGACACTGAAGTATTATATGAACTGAACCAGATGCTTGTTCAGAGCAACAATGCGGCGCCTCCAGAGCTGGCTAGGCATGAAGCGTCAAAATTCAAATCAGTACGGATTAAAGGTGATCTACTTATGATCTACGAACATGATCTATTGGTGAAGACAACCAGAAATCGCTTGCTCACGGTGACTTTTGAAGTTGATAATGTCAAGTATATGCAACTAACATCATCAAATGATTCAAGCAAGTGGCATGCATGCTTGGACCATGATAACCTGAAGTCAGTAAAGATGATGATCAACAAAGACTCGGTTGTTGGCATACCAAGCATCAAAGTAGAAAAGGAGACATGTGTGTCATGGCTACATGGTAAACAGACAAGGCAGTCCTTCCCACAAGCAGCCTCGTACCGAACCACCCAAAGAGATCTTTACACTCTCAAGGAGAAGAGTATGCCATTGGATAAGTTCAAGAAATTCAAGATACTTGCTAAACAAGAAACATGAGCTACGATCGAAAGGTTCCCAATGGATGGAGGTGGAGAGTTTGTGTCTCATGAGTTCCAAGATTACTGCAATAAACACGGTATCAAGAGATACTTGACTGCACTTTGTTCTCATAAACGTAATGGAGTGGTCGAAAGGTGGAAGAGGACACTAGCAAAGATGACTAGGAATATCTTGAAGCACCTGAGTGCACCCAATTATCTATGGAGAGAGTCTGCGAGATGTGCTATGAAACAGAAGAAACCAAACGTTGAGGTGTTTAGAGAAGAAAGTTGTGGAGTTTCCGTAACGTTTATTATTTGCTTGAGAAATTTCAGAAGTGATGGTTCTCAGAACCCTAGAGTTATTAGGGAGATCATGATAaatcaagaggaagaagagagtaaTGACAATGGTGATGAAGAACAAGAATGGTCACAGTCTCAGAGATCAACGAGAGTAAGTGTGAGGCCAGCGTATATGAACGATTGTGTTCATATCACAGAAACAGAGTGTGAACGTTATTTTGTGGTAATGAACGAGGAGCCGTGGATAGCGTGTAAGGAATCCTCATTATATcaaaaggagaagaaagagaatCTTCTTATTGCACTTGTGTACGTAAATGATTCAGCTTGGCGTTTTACATCTTTCAAGTCAGAATCTTCACTACTTAAAAGAGAGCAAGAGCTGCTTGGTACTAAAGATATAATTGACACCAAGGAATTTGAGGTTATTCAGAAAATCTTAGCAAGGAGGGAAGATGAACTCGAGAACAAGAGTGAAAAAAACCTAGTTggtgaaaaagaagaagacttgCAGGATACAGAGAGGAAGGTTCTCTCTGAGAAGAATAAACTAAACCGGGCAAAGCGGATGGCCAAGAATAGGCTTCacagaaaagagaagaaatcaTTCAAGGACGGAGCTGGAAATTTAGTTGCTAACGGATATGAAACCGAGAAAGCTGATACTGTTACTACTCCTACTGTTCCTGGCGTTTTTAGACTCTTACAAGTCAAACTCTGGGAATACCAAGTCCAAAGGAAAGCTGGCCAAGTTGCAGATGGGAGTATAAGGATATGGGGTTCTGAGAAAGAGATATGTACGACTACTCTTGGCGGAGTTGATACAAGCGGAGGCCATTTCTTTTTTCCTTGTGACATCCAAAGACAAACCAAGGTTAGAGTTGTGGGTGTGATGTACAGTAACTTAGGAAGTTTGTTGGCTTGTCAAAAGGCAGAAAAAGCAATTGAAATATTCCGGGTGTTAAGTCGGGATATACAAAGATCCAAAAAGTCTCGTGGAACTGTAATAAAGTTACATGCAACTTCCAAGATACCAATTGTTGGAGAAAGTGATAGTGGGCATAGAGTTGATCTAGAAGATGACAACATGGCAGAGACTGAAGCCGTGAAGCAGATCTTATATCACCTCATACGAGAGTATGTAGAATATGACATGATCAAGGTACAGAGTAAACCCAAGAGTGAACAGAGAGTTGACACCTTGATGAAAACACTTGGGAGATTGAAGATCAAAGAGATGAGAGGTCTcgttgatattaaagatttgttGAAAATGGAGTTCAAGCTTAAGAGAAAGAATGTTGGGCTAAGCTTGAAGTAGCTTGACGAGCAAGCTATTAGTTTCCTACCGAGTTGTGGAATAGGAAACTATCTATTTATATGattcctaatgagtttaggaaaTTGTGAGTTATATAAGGAGATGCAAGGTTGTTACATAACTGATGAGTTTTTGTGATTGAGAGTTGTGAGAGCTTTAGTTTTTGAGAGAGTTTTCTAAAGCATTGTGAGTTTGAGATTATGAGATTGAGAGcttgaagttttgagtagtttcCTTAAGAGATTAATAAGATGAGTTTTTTATTATTGAGTTCTATACAAATCGAGATTCAATACAAACAACTGAATCGGTAAAAAATCCACAGAACATGGTAAGTAGAAACATTTGTCATTGTCACAATTACAAGGAGACAAGATTTACAAGACAACTGAGCTGTGCAAGACAATAATAATCAGGAAAAGGACGAGATTCTCTCACTTACGTAGCCAATTGAGAGAGAAGCTTCCCACCAACCCATTGATGAAGAAACTCTGACGGATACAATATaaccaaaaagtaaaaaaaaaaaatttggaacaATTGTAAGTTAGATGTGTGTCATTTTACCAGTTCTGTAAGAGTTTAAATGTAATTAGCATTAGTGGATCCTACACTCATGGATGCTCATGGAGAAATAGTTTAGAGTTAGTTACGTTATAGGACacattattctctttttttaacacaatcagATACTTGTTGCTGGTCAAACACATATTTGATGTGCTGTATTTATTTGTGACATTTATGTCCCTGGatgagagagatgatgagtgtCGTGTGTAAAAGACAGTAGAGACTAAGTTTTATCTCAAGTTGGTCCATTGATGTCAAGTTTTAATTAACTTTTAtctcaaattttataatacataaaataaaaataattatcacactggattatatataaaattatctatCTTTTAACATccatattgatatatatatatatatatatatatatatatatatatatatatatagaaaaagataTGGACATGGACATAAAAATGTGGATGataaagttatatattaattgtggACATTAACACTAAAATGTGGAAAAATGAATTGTGGATACATATAGTTAGGGGTAATTaaaattgttgaaatatataaatttttaccTGTTCAGATTTTATTCAtccacattttatatatatatatatatatatatatatatatatatatatatatatatatacatttttatatgattgttaaaatatataaaatatatagacgAACATGGATCTTAAAATGTCCTTACTGAGAGAAGACTAGAGATGTGCTTTGGAGTTTTATAATAGTTAGTTTTTggttatttatattattgttatttttatcaCTTGATGTTTTCATTACTTTtatctcaaattttaaaatatgtaaacaaaaaaaaattgtcacatTAAATTCTATATTAAATTCTCTATCTTTTAACATtcattatcatatatatgtattaacatatATACAGAAAAAATGTGGACATGGATATCTAAGTGTAGATAAtagaattataaataaattatggaCATAGATACTAAGACATGAATAATAGATGACTAAAAAACAAGGTTCACATTCGACTAACAATTACAAAAACATAAGCTTTCATGCACAACTCCAAAAAACATAAGCTTTCAAACgtaaactgaaaaaaaattgttttgacaCACTACATAAGCTAACAGAAGCCTAACTCAAAACCTGAGAAAAGTAAGAGATACCTCTTTTCCTGAGCTTATTGGGAATCATACGTGTAGATTCATGGAATTATCTTTACTCTTTCTTGCTCCCATTAAAATCATCCATTCTTTCACATGACAAAACACACATATACACAAGAATTTCACAAGCTTTGTTAGAATCAAATTCTATTGGTGTTGAATTGAAAGAAGCACAACTCACCATAGCTTTCTTCTTTGTGTGGTTTCACGAGGCATCTTGGTGCTGTGATAGCTCCAACACATCCACAATATCTgaaaaagtttcaattttttgggTAATTACTACAGATTTAACCAATTGCAATCAAATAAGAGATGAGATTTAGCTGATGAACAACATTTCATATAAGATTTTTTCATATCCAATAATCTTGACTGAAATTGCTTTAACAAAGAGTTCTCAAATTAGCCAAAAAGTAAACTAACCTTGCATGTCGAAATCAGTTGCTCACGGCACGGGAGCAGGCTTGCGGAGCTTTGTTCGACGGTGGACCGGTGGTTCAGAGACGACGCGTACGAAACAGATTAGTGTGGAGATGAAAGTGATTATGATTCATGGATGGGAGACTGAAATTGATTAGGGTGAGAAAATGATAAAGGAATTTGCAACCAcagaaaatctaaaaattaagaTCAGATTTGTGAATTGGGAATGTATTTAGGAAAGTGactttctctgttttttctaaatcaccaaattaaaacaaaaaaacaactaaagcacaaaaaaaaaggtaaagagAGTGAGATGTTGGTCAAGAGGGTATCATGAACATTATACAAGCATAATGTATGTTGCAAGTTGAATGTGTCTTATTGTGATATTGTAAAGttaaaactagatcttgacccgcgctttggaagcgcggaatattttacgatgaaaaatttcactaataacttaacaaatattttgttaacttttaaagagtgtgtatttaaaatatttttgtatttaaatcagtgttttaaattcaatccgattgtgattataccggttaatccggagatctaacaattcaatttagttttttaaaatattcatattaaaaagtcattaaaacccgagactaaccgattgaactgatggatgaccgatatgtaatctaatttgattgaaattgtaatattttcataatttgtaatcttataatccaaattttaaaattcattattttgtaatttatgaaattataacgtttctacattgatagtagtataaagaaataagtatattgtttagaaacatggatagtagtataaagaaaggaacattagggatttaatgtaggtttaactataaagtataaaggtgtatttaatttaaaaacttacaaaataaatgttaggtccaacataatgtttggaaacattgatagtagtataaagaaataagtatattgtttggaaacatggatagtagtataaagaaatgaacattagagatttaatgtaggtttaactataaaatataaagatgtatttaatttaaaaacttacaaaataaatgttaggtgcaacataatgtttctgttttaataagatagatgtgtaCTAGAGAGtaattttttcaatattttaacaAGACAATCATTGCATTACTTTTAAATGAGTCAAATAACGAGAAGGGCCGCaagattccaaaaaaaaaaaaaggaattagaaaaaagtcaaaaaccaaaaagacaGAAACTCATCCGAcgaattaaaagaaatatctgTCTGGTCCTTTTGGTCGCacgtcttcatcatcatctttatcatcatcatcatcaaagacCTCTCTTTGTCCCCGTGACAGCTATTTATTAACGAAAACCTCACCGACCCAATTCTCTTATTTCCCCCAAAAATCTAGTTCTGTGTTTTGTAATTTAAGCTCCGCAGAATCTTAACCAATTGTACATCGAAAAGTTTGGTGTTTGGAGAAAGCTAAGCTATTGAGAGAATCTCTCGGATTATATCACATGTCGGAAAATTCGGTTCCGGCTTGTCTTTCAGGTGAGATCCCCATGTTCTTCACGTTGAAAGTAGTACTGGTCTCTAGAGTCTAACTTCTGGATCTGGTATCGGACATTCTTGCTTAACTAGCACAGTTTCTTGATTTGTCGTAGACCCTTTTGTACTGTTCCCaccattaaaaagaaaacacttTTTGCTTATTAGATAGGATGCTTGTGTAAACTTTTGTTTTGACGACTATATGTTGGGTCTGAATTAGGTTGTGTACTGCGGAGATAAATCTTGGAagaaagaaattataaaaaaaaaaaacaggaggATGGGGAAGAGCAAACCAACAACTTTATTGCGTTTAGTTTCGACAGTTGCCGGATTTGTTTTCGCGATTCATCTAATCATCCTATACAGCAGAAACTATAGTGTAGATAATCTCGAAGTCTCTTCTCAGTCACTACTACTCCACCATCATCCCCTTGTACATGAGCTGGAACGAGTTGAACAAGAGAACATTCACATGCCTCCTCCTAGGAAACGTTCTCCACGAGCTATCAAAAGAAAACCCAAAAGACCAACAACCACTCTTGTCCAAGAGTTTCTCGACGAGAACTCTCAGATTCGCCATCTTTTCTTCCCCGACATTAAATCCAGCTTTGGTCCGACCAAGGATGGTGGTGGTAATGACACATCGCTGCACCACTTCTTCCCTGGGAAGATTTGGTTGGACACTGAAGGGAATCCGATTCAAGCACACGGTGGTGGTATATTATATGATGAAAGGTCCAAGAGTTACTATTGGTACGGTGAATATAAAGATGGAGTAACGTATCACTCTCACAAGAAAGGAGCAGCTCGTGTAAGTTCCTTCTCTCTGTTACTCTCTCACTCTTACAATAgtgctgttcgtttggttgccacAGGCGGCTGCTGCTGCCGCAGACTGCGTCTATTCATTAGATTAAGGGTAAAATAGTAAATAGGTTAAGTAGATGCTGGATATTAGTCGCGCGGGATTTTCTCCGCGTCTGACGGAGGCACCAGCGTTGGGACGCAGACGCAAGTATCAGCATCGATAAAACAACAAACGCAAGTATCAGCATCGATAAAACAACAAGCTTGTGCGAAAATCATTGCCGCAGACGCAGACGCCAACatgcggcaaccaaacgaacagcacTAATGTGTTTAAAACAGTttcttggattttttttttaggttgATATAATTGGTGTTGGATGCTACTCGTCGAGAGACTTATGGACGTGGAAGAACGAAGGTGTTGTCTTAGCAGCCGAAGAACTAGACGAGACACATGACTTACACAAGCTCAACGTTCTCGAGCGACCTAAAGTGATTTACAACTCGGACACCGGTAAATACGTGATGTGGATGCATATAGACGACGCGAACTACACCAAAGCTTCTGTAGGTGTAGCCATTAGCGACAACCCGACCGGTCCGTTCGATTACTTA contains these protein-coding regions:
- the LOC108842899 gene encoding telomere repeat-binding factor 3 isoform X1, with amino-acid sequence MGAPKQKWTAQEETALKAGVLKHGTGKWRTILSDPEFTSILKSRSNVDLKDKWRNISVTAMYGSRKKAKLALKKITSSHDDDSATTALTIVALANGVQHISSPPVSCLPPPPLQPDFEGLFTSVDELILEAITNFKRHLGPDGKSILLYVEEKHNMQPDMKRLVTSRLKHLVNVGTIVKIKHRYRICRNGAEQSSPQLFLEGNKENGGVQQHLTQSQGDGELFMIKGMTAQEAAAAAARAVAEAEFAISEAEEAAREADEAEAEAEAAHIFAKAAIKALKYRMQCSEAR
- the LOC108842899 gene encoding telomere repeat-binding factor 3 isoform X2, whose amino-acid sequence is MGAPKQKWTAQEETALKAGVLKHGTGKWRTILSDPEFTSILKSRSNVDLKDKWRNISVTAMYGSRKKAKLALKKITSSHDDDSATTALTIVALANGVQHISSPPVSCLPPPPLQPDFEGLFTSVDELILEAITNFKRHLGPDGKSILLYVEKHNMQPDMKRLVTSRLKHLVNVGTIVKIKHRYRICRNGAEQSSPQLFLEGNKENGGVQQHLTQSQGDGELFMIKGMTAQEAAAAAARAVAEAEFAISEAEEAAREADEAEAEAEAAHIFAKAAIKALKYRMQCSEAR
- the LOC108842898 gene encoding uncharacterized protein LOC108842898 → MGKSKPTTLLRLVSTVAGFVFAIHLIILYSRNYSVDNLEVSSQSLLLHHHPLVHELERVEQENIHMPPPRKRSPRAIKRKPKRPTTTLVQEFLDENSQIRHLFFPDIKSSFGPTKDGGGNDTSLHHFFPGKIWLDTEGNPIQAHGGGILYDERSKSYYWYGEYKDGVTYHSHKKGAARVDIIGVGCYSSRDLWTWKNEGVVLAAEELDETHDLHKLNVLERPKVIYNSDTGKYVMWMHIDDANYTKASVGVAISDNPTGPFDYLYSKSPHGFDSRDMTVFKDDDNTAYLVYSSEDNSVVHVGPLTEDYLGVKPVMKRIMVGQHREAPAVFKHQNTYYMITSGCTGWAPNEALAHAAESMMGPWETLGNPCVGGNKIFRSTTFLAQGTYVVPLPGVPGGFIFMADRWNPADLRDSRYLWLPLIVGGTADRPLESSFGFPVWSRVSVYWHRQWRLPWGGEKEIA